One Oryza brachyantha chromosome 3, ObraRS2, whole genome shotgun sequence DNA segment encodes these proteins:
- the LOC102721432 gene encoding uncharacterized protein LOC102721432 — translation MESVELECGDISASQEELLARSSFLNGGDDDEVFSTPPTTQEDAITMCTLPFTQSPAPSPSPAPAPEPEPAATPRTIPVCSSSSEDGGQDDEMGDAVKQRRRLGVCKRKVRGARIRTPTPSPNRAAAEVEEHRNDDPLHKAVLMIPTRDCTPGIIPVDLLALARQRGLF, via the coding sequence ATGGAGTCAGTGGAGCTAGAGTGCGGCGACATCTCTGCTTCCCAGGAAGAACTCCTCGCCCGCTCCTCCTTCCTCAATGGCGGTGACGATGATGAGGTCTTCAGCACGCCTCCCACAACTCAAGAGGACGCCATCACCATGTGCACCCTCCCCTTCACCCAGTCCCCAgcaccatcaccatcaccaGCTCCAGCTCCTGAACCTGAACCTGCAGCCACTCCTCGCACCATCCCTGTGTGCAGCAGTTCCTCGGAGGATGGCGGCCAAGACGATGAGATGGGCGACGCCGTCAAGCAGCGGCGCAGGCTCGGGGTTTGCAAGAGAAAGGTGAGGGGTGCCCGGATCAGGACCCCAACGCCAAGCCCTAatcgcgccgccgctgaagTGGAGGAGCACAGGAACGATGATCCTCTACACAAGGCGGTTCTCATGATTCCCACGAGGGATTGCACTCCTGGCATCATTCCTGTCGACCTGCTCGCCCTTGCTCGCCAGCGAGGCCTCTTCTAG
- the LOC102703569 gene encoding uncharacterized protein LOC102703569 isoform X1 has translation MAHAARPLGGQPRNPSPAPARLRAAAEDAGLRDAPPRAAKKDTACPTCGDRIGSENVIRCQCKKSPEHEKHEVYHANDAMLEAKGFSRPNSSRKKRMHKSPGGTYSKPDARVKIIPAEEITYVRHGKLYGKTVGSAGLQKRHCRRSVTPPPSSRKVSLVTPTVANQKPTTPVSPAASCISWPERAENGHSVATPCLSPNWTGTTENCRSLDTACISPNWPGTAENGHSLVGGYMTNSLTTQIASLLKRPSPICRAVLSQPSGTSLRTEATAPKNLSRSDSREAFVKSCSSRALHCRGQSSTVPPSGLQKEAVINPLSSSPAHVLAAHSTIVSPGTNAEPSTESFCAPGNENSPTNCNLGTLQCQGTRTAVAPSVQKTLTMEPVPSPKSVLSEKPNEACPDTASRPPSRPNLFDGKCMLGSLQSEAIIPPTQSPQSTSHARCVELSEDFEAVPSTKSHISTEKQTNQETPITCNVSSDTPVILHTKLHKKHYQPEACWKGKFEVTGELTHICDGLEAHFPFEISVKVYEASKLMPEVLKLEAIPLSHLWPKTFKMKPPEGQDIGLCFISSPQRPNGNSDHLLKNISSHIGLRTKIGAAELLIFSSKLLTQEYQRKCGQCYFWGVFRELHRSRHSLDVPPGFTKANRLPHTGETTEPCIDPSGSKALDSPPGFPLDIPPGFTEAQRQPIVIPGFTKLLEVKQEPGLPPSENIASTGKANEIKSKHDEVQHGSHPRYFSNPILSNYLYFRFSNTTFYCPLTIANLPGITFQFAADRQKTILPDFCAKHDENGIRFSPT, from the exons ATggcgcacgcggcgcggcCATTGGGTGGGCAGCCGCGGAACCCTAGCCCCGCGCCGGCTCGgctgcgggcggcggcggaggatgcTGGCCTCCGCGACGCGCCACCGAGGGCTGCGAAGAAG GATACGGCTTGTCCAACTTGTGGTGATAGAATTGGTTCAGAGAATGTAATACGTTGTCAGTGCAAGAAATCTCCAGAGCATGA AAAGCATGAAGTCTATCATGCCAATGATGCAATGCTTGAGGCAAAGGGATTTTCAAGGCCAAATTCTTCACGTAAGAAGAGGATGCACAAATCTCCTGGCGGTACATATTCAAAACCTGATGCAAGAGTAAAGATAATTCCTGCAGAAGAAATTACATACGTACGGCATGGAAAACTATATGGTAAAACTGTTGGCTCAGCTGGATTACAGAAAAGGCATTGTAGACGAAGTGTCACCCCCCCTCCAAGTTCACGGAAGGTGTCTCTTGTGACACCTACAGTGGCCAATCAGAAACCTACAACACCAGTCTCGCCTGCTGCTTCATGTATCTCTTGGCCTGAGAGAGCTGAAAATGGTCACTCAGTTGCTACACCATGTCTCTCTCCTAACTGGACTGGGACAACTGAGAATTGTCGATCACTTGATACCGCATGTATCTCTCCTAACTGGCCTGGGACAGCTGAAAATGGTCACTCGCTTGTTGGTGGCTATATGACAAATTCCCTTACAACACAAATAGCCTCTCTTTTAAAGCGTCCATCACCAATCTGTAGGGCAGTTCTTTCACAGCCTTCTGGGACATCTCTTAGAACTGAAGCTACTGCTCCCAAGAATCTTAGCAGATCAGATAGTAGAGAAGCATTTGTCAAGAGTTGCAGTTCACGTGCTTTGCATTGTCGAGGCCAGAGCAGCACAGTACCTCCATCTGGTTTGCAAAAGGAGGCTGTGATAAATCCTCTCTCTTCTAGTCCTGCACATGTGCTTGCTGCACATTCAACTATAGTTTCTCCTGGTACAAATGCAGAACCTTCTACGGAGAGTTTTTGCGCACCTGGCAATGAGAACTCCCCTACGAACTGTAATTTGGGCACATTACAATGTCAAGGCACAAGAACTGCTGTGGCTCCTTCGGTGCAAAAAACACTAACCATGGAACCTGTACCAAGCCCGAAATCTGTGCTTAGTGAAAAGCCCAATGAGGCATGTCCTGATACTGCTTCAAGGCCTCCTTCTAgaccaaatttatttgatgGAAAATGCATGTTAGGCTCACTGCAAAGTGAAGCAATCATTCCTCCAACACAGAGTCCACAGTCTACATCTCATGCACGATGTGTTGAATTGTCTGAGGATTTTGAAGCAGTTCCATCTACTAAGAGCCATATCAGTactgaaaaacaaacaaaccagGAGACACCAATCACTTGTAATGTATCTTCGG ATACCCCAGTAATTTTACATACAAAGCTGCACAAGAAGCATTACCAACCAGAAGCCTGCTGGAA GGGTAAATTTGAAGTGACTGGAGAGCTAACACACATCTGTGATGGACTTGAAGCCCATTTCCCTTTTGAAATTTCTGTCAAAGTATATGAAGCTTCAAAACTAATGCCTGAAGTCTTAAAACTAGAGGCTATACCTCTTTCTCATCTGTGGCCAAAAACATTCAAGATGAAACCTCCAGAAGGACAGGATATTGGACTGTGCTTCATTAGCTCTCCTCAAAG ACCAAATGGGAATTCTGATCATCTcctgaaaaatatttcttctcATATTGGGTTACGAACCAAGATTGGTGCTGCTGAGTTGCTGATATTCTCATCCAAATTGCTTACCCAAGAATATCAAA GAAAATGTGGTCAGTGCTACTTTTGGGGTGTTTTCCGAGAGCTGCACAGATCCAGGCATTCTCTTGATGTCCCCCCTGGTTTCACAAAAGCTAACCGTCTCCCTCATACAGGGGAAACTACTGAACCTTGCATAGATCCTTCTGGCAGCAAGGCTTTGGACAGCCCTCCAGGATTTCCTCTTGATATTCCTCCAGGCTTTACTGAAGCCCAGCGTCAACCCATAGTAATCCCTGGATTTACTAAACTGCTTGAGGTGAAACAAGAGCCTGGGTTGCCGCCATCGGAGAACATAGCATCAACTGGAAAAGCAAATGAAATTAAAAGTAAGCATGATGAGGTACAACATGGTTCCCATCCTAGATATTTTAGTAATCCCATCCTTTCTAATTATCTTTACTTTCGTTTTTCTAATACTACATTTTATTGCCCTTTAACCATTGCCAATTTGCCTGGTATCACATTCCAGTTCGCTGCTGACAGGCAGAAAACTATACTCCCTGATTTTTGTGCAAAACATGATGAAAATGGTATCAGATTTTCTCCTACATGA
- the LOC102703569 gene encoding uncharacterized protein LOC102703569 isoform X2, giving the protein MAHAARPLGGQPRNPSPAPARLRAAAEDAGLRDAPPRAAKKDTACPTCGDRIGSENVIRCQCKKSPEHEKHEVYHANDAMLEAKGFSRPNSSRKKRMHKSPGGTYSKPDARVKIIPAEEITYVRHGKLYGKTVGSAGLQKRHCRRSVTPPPSSRKVSLVTPTVANQKPTTPVSPAASCISWPERAENGHSVATPCLSPNWTGTTENCRSLDTACISPNWPGTAENGHSLVGGYMTNSLTTQIASLLKRPSPICRAVLSQPSGTSLRTEATAPKNLSRSDSREAFVKSCSSRALHCRGQSSTVPPSGLQKEAVINPLSSSPAHVLAAHSTIVSPGTNAEPSTESFCAPGNENSPTNCNLGTLQCQGTRTAVAPSVQKTLTMEPVPSPKSVLSEKPNEACPDTASRPPSRPNLFDGKCMLGSLQSEAIIPPTQSPQSTSHARCVELSEDFEAVPSTKSHISTEKQTNQETPITCNVSSDTPVILHTKLHKKHYQPEACWKGKFEVTGELTHICDGLEAHFPFEISVKVYEASKLMPEVLKLEAIPLSHLWPKTFKMKPPEGQDIGLCFISSPQRPNGNSDHLLKNISSHIGLRTKIGAAELLIFSSKLLTQEYQRKCGQCYFWGVFRELHRSRHSLDVPPGFTKANRLPHTGETTEPCIDPSGSKALDSPPGFPLDIPPGFTEAQRQPIVIPGFTKLLEVKQEPGLPPSENIASTGKANEIKSSNRAGRKLRGAIASEDPASF; this is encoded by the exons ATggcgcacgcggcgcggcCATTGGGTGGGCAGCCGCGGAACCCTAGCCCCGCGCCGGCTCGgctgcgggcggcggcggaggatgcTGGCCTCCGCGACGCGCCACCGAGGGCTGCGAAGAAG GATACGGCTTGTCCAACTTGTGGTGATAGAATTGGTTCAGAGAATGTAATACGTTGTCAGTGCAAGAAATCTCCAGAGCATGA AAAGCATGAAGTCTATCATGCCAATGATGCAATGCTTGAGGCAAAGGGATTTTCAAGGCCAAATTCTTCACGTAAGAAGAGGATGCACAAATCTCCTGGCGGTACATATTCAAAACCTGATGCAAGAGTAAAGATAATTCCTGCAGAAGAAATTACATACGTACGGCATGGAAAACTATATGGTAAAACTGTTGGCTCAGCTGGATTACAGAAAAGGCATTGTAGACGAAGTGTCACCCCCCCTCCAAGTTCACGGAAGGTGTCTCTTGTGACACCTACAGTGGCCAATCAGAAACCTACAACACCAGTCTCGCCTGCTGCTTCATGTATCTCTTGGCCTGAGAGAGCTGAAAATGGTCACTCAGTTGCTACACCATGTCTCTCTCCTAACTGGACTGGGACAACTGAGAATTGTCGATCACTTGATACCGCATGTATCTCTCCTAACTGGCCTGGGACAGCTGAAAATGGTCACTCGCTTGTTGGTGGCTATATGACAAATTCCCTTACAACACAAATAGCCTCTCTTTTAAAGCGTCCATCACCAATCTGTAGGGCAGTTCTTTCACAGCCTTCTGGGACATCTCTTAGAACTGAAGCTACTGCTCCCAAGAATCTTAGCAGATCAGATAGTAGAGAAGCATTTGTCAAGAGTTGCAGTTCACGTGCTTTGCATTGTCGAGGCCAGAGCAGCACAGTACCTCCATCTGGTTTGCAAAAGGAGGCTGTGATAAATCCTCTCTCTTCTAGTCCTGCACATGTGCTTGCTGCACATTCAACTATAGTTTCTCCTGGTACAAATGCAGAACCTTCTACGGAGAGTTTTTGCGCACCTGGCAATGAGAACTCCCCTACGAACTGTAATTTGGGCACATTACAATGTCAAGGCACAAGAACTGCTGTGGCTCCTTCGGTGCAAAAAACACTAACCATGGAACCTGTACCAAGCCCGAAATCTGTGCTTAGTGAAAAGCCCAATGAGGCATGTCCTGATACTGCTTCAAGGCCTCCTTCTAgaccaaatttatttgatgGAAAATGCATGTTAGGCTCACTGCAAAGTGAAGCAATCATTCCTCCAACACAGAGTCCACAGTCTACATCTCATGCACGATGTGTTGAATTGTCTGAGGATTTTGAAGCAGTTCCATCTACTAAGAGCCATATCAGTactgaaaaacaaacaaaccagGAGACACCAATCACTTGTAATGTATCTTCGG ATACCCCAGTAATTTTACATACAAAGCTGCACAAGAAGCATTACCAACCAGAAGCCTGCTGGAA GGGTAAATTTGAAGTGACTGGAGAGCTAACACACATCTGTGATGGACTTGAAGCCCATTTCCCTTTTGAAATTTCTGTCAAAGTATATGAAGCTTCAAAACTAATGCCTGAAGTCTTAAAACTAGAGGCTATACCTCTTTCTCATCTGTGGCCAAAAACATTCAAGATGAAACCTCCAGAAGGACAGGATATTGGACTGTGCTTCATTAGCTCTCCTCAAAG ACCAAATGGGAATTCTGATCATCTcctgaaaaatatttcttctcATATTGGGTTACGAACCAAGATTGGTGCTGCTGAGTTGCTGATATTCTCATCCAAATTGCTTACCCAAGAATATCAAA GAAAATGTGGTCAGTGCTACTTTTGGGGTGTTTTCCGAGAGCTGCACAGATCCAGGCATTCTCTTGATGTCCCCCCTGGTTTCACAAAAGCTAACCGTCTCCCTCATACAGGGGAAACTACTGAACCTTGCATAGATCCTTCTGGCAGCAAGGCTTTGGACAGCCCTCCAGGATTTCCTCTTGATATTCCTCCAGGCTTTACTGAAGCCCAGCGTCAACCCATAGTAATCCCTGGATTTACTAAACTGCTTGAGGTGAAACAAGAGCCTGGGTTGCCGCCATCGGAGAACATAGCATCAACTGGAAAAGCAAATGAAATTAAAA